One window from the genome of Microcoleus sp. bin38.metabat.b11b12b14.051 encodes:
- a CDS encoding ATP-binding protein produces the protein MNFTDIIKINILIVEDELLIAKNLSQKLEKLGYRIAGIVSSGADAIQRSEEQKPDLILMDIVIKGEIDGIETAAIINQRFDIPIIYTTAYADDETLQRAEKTGSYGYLLKPFKERELHATIKIALSKHQEALRMKNIIALAAAKSENRSRFISMAYHDLNTPLTTIQLSAEMLEYSDAGTKKSVTRIKKAVSNMSELLDDILMLSKAESGKLCLNLSQLNVTDVCTSILEELQPIVTEKHLVTFVAQTEPLHVNLDAKLLHHLLTNLLSNAIKYSPQGGNISLELSCKNQKIIFCVRDEGIGMTAEYEAKLFQQFERGANVGKIKGSGLGLCIVKHIVDLHGGTISVESAIGKGTTFIVALPFLSH, from the coding sequence ATGAATTTCACAGACATAATAAAAATTAATATTTTGATTGTCGAAGACGAACTATTAATCGCTAAAAATTTGTCACAAAAATTAGAAAAGTTGGGATATAGAATCGCCGGCATCGTTTCTTCAGGAGCCGATGCTATCCAGCGCAGCGAGGAGCAAAAACCAGATTTAATCTTAATGGATATAGTCATCAAAGGTGAGATAGATGGCATAGAAACCGCAGCAATAATTAATCAAAGATTTGACATTCCAATTATCTATACAACTGCTTATGCTGACGACGAAACTTTGCAGCGAGCTGAAAAGACAGGTTCTTACGGCTACCTGCTCAAACCGTTTAAAGAAAGAGAACTGCACGCCACTATCAAGATAGCCCTGAGCAAACATCAAGAAGCACTTAGGATGAAAAATATAATTGCACTCGCAGCAGCGAAAAGTGAAAACAGATCGCGATTTATTTCAATGGCTTACCACGATTTAAATACTCCTTTGACTACCATACAGCTATCGGCTGAAATGCTGGAATATAGCGATGCCGGAACTAAAAAAAGTGTCACTCGCATCAAAAAAGCAGTCAGCAACATGAGTGAATTGCTGGACGATATTTTAATGCTCAGTAAAGCAGAATCAGGCAAACTTTGCTTAAATTTAAGTCAGCTTAACGTGACGGATGTCTGCACATCTATCTTAGAAGAACTGCAACCGATCGTCACAGAAAAACACCTTGTAACTTTCGTCGCCCAAACCGAGCCGCTGCACGTCAATCTCGATGCAAAACTGCTGCACCACCTCCTGACTAATTTGCTTTCAAACGCTATAAAATATTCTCCGCAGGGCGGCAATATTAGTTTAGAATTAAGCTGCAAAAACCAGAAAATAATATTTTGCGTTCGAGATGAGGGAATTGGGATGACAGCGGAATATGAAGCAAAACTATTTCAGCAGTTTGAACGGGGTGCGAATGTCGGCAAAATTAAAGGTTCGGGTTTGGGACTGTGCATTGTCAAACACATAGTTGACCTGCACGGCGGTACCATAAGTGTGGAAAGTGCGATCGGCAAAGGTACTACATTTATTGTCGCGCTGCCTTTTTTGAGTCATTAG
- a CDS encoding FAD-binding oxidoreductase translates to MKSYDWIVVGGGITGAAVSYELAKKGFAVLLLERDATMQNATRFSYGGLAYWSGTTDLTRELCAEGIERHRNLSAQLDADTEFRELDLLLTIDAGTDAEKVAANYAHFAIPPQLLSVAEAGELEPLLNKSAIAGALTVRHGHFSPTATNQAYCQGFLRLGGTIEIAEVTNLIAEGNRISGVKTVGESYACENVVICAGGWTRSLLKVAGISVGVYFSRAELLETAPVDLKLRTLVMPALLKRFELESASSKIEVDNLWDEPGKELLPPILDAGAIGFNDGSLRIGQLSRTLSDLNEKVDRKTSETAIRAGIGKVLPALANLPATWHDCIVAFSADKLPVVGEIGDRPGLHVFSGLSNPLAIVPALAERFANSAAGQKDGAIPSGIASLHEILSPNRFRTDS, encoded by the coding sequence ATGAAAAGTTACGACTGGATTGTTGTCGGTGGCGGGATTACGGGTGCTGCGGTGAGTTACGAACTCGCAAAAAAAGGTTTTGCGGTGCTGCTTTTAGAACGAGATGCCACGATGCAAAACGCGACTCGTTTTAGTTACGGCGGCTTGGCTTATTGGTCGGGTACGACAGATTTAACTCGTGAATTGTGTGCAGAAGGTATCGAACGCCACCGCAATTTATCGGCTCAATTAGATGCTGATACGGAGTTTCGCGAGTTGGATTTGTTGCTGACAATTGATGCAGGTACTGATGCCGAAAAAGTAGCGGCTAATTACGCGCACTTTGCGATACCCCCGCAGCTTTTGAGCGTTGCAGAAGCTGGGGAGTTGGAACCTTTGTTGAACAAAAGTGCGATCGCCGGAGCTCTAACTGTCCGTCACGGTCACTTTTCGCCAACCGCCACAAATCAAGCTTATTGTCAAGGGTTTTTGCGGTTGGGAGGAACTATAGAAATTGCTGAAGTAACTAATTTAATAGCAGAAGGAAATCGGATTTCTGGAGTCAAGACTGTAGGCGAAAGTTATGCCTGCGAAAATGTGGTGATTTGTGCTGGAGGTTGGACTCGCAGTTTGCTAAAAGTGGCGGGTATTTCTGTGGGAGTTTATTTTAGTCGCGCCGAGCTTTTGGAGACTGCACCTGTGGATTTGAAACTCAGGACTTTGGTGATGCCTGCGCTATTAAAACGTTTTGAATTGGAATCTGCATCAAGTAAAATTGAGGTAGATAACCTTTGGGATGAACCGGGTAAAGAGTTGCTACCGCCGATTTTAGATGCTGGTGCAATTGGGTTTAATGATGGCAGTTTGCGGATCGGGCAATTGTCTCGCACTTTGAGCGATTTGAACGAGAAAGTCGATCGCAAAACCAGCGAAACGGCAATTCGCGCAGGTATTGGCAAGGTTTTGCCAGCTTTGGCAAATTTACCCGCAACTTGGCACGATTGTATTGTGGCATTTAGCGCTGATAAGCTGCCCGTAGTGGGGGAAATTGGCGATCGCCCCGGATTGCACGTTTTTTCGGGTTTGAGCAATCCTTTGGCGATCGTACCTGCTTTAGCGGAGCGATTTGCTAATTCGGCGGCGGGACAAAAAGATGGGGCGATTCCCTCCGGGATAGCTTCGCTTCACGAGATTTTGTCTCCCAATAGATTTAGGACTGACAGTTGA
- a CDS encoding DUF2231 domain-containing protein, with amino-acid sequence METNQRNSTPFPNVPPILESDDREYRDAGITSTVSVAGHPLHPVIVTFPIAFLVAAAGTDIGYWLTSDPFWARASVWLIGAGFAAGILAGITGFLDFARIKRVRDRSAGWLHMGGNVAALVLSLINLLLRQGNPAEPIVFTGLALSIVVATLLGVTGWFGGELSFRHKVGVIGPSSQNI; translated from the coding sequence ATGGAAACAAATCAAAGAAATAGTACGCCCTTTCCCAATGTTCCGCCGATTCTCGAAAGTGACGACAGAGAGTATCGCGATGCCGGCATTACCAGTACAGTTTCAGTTGCAGGCCATCCGCTTCACCCCGTAATCGTCACCTTTCCGATCGCCTTTTTAGTCGCAGCCGCCGGCACAGATATTGGTTATTGGCTCACCAGCGATCCGTTTTGGGCGAGAGCTTCGGTTTGGCTGATTGGTGCAGGTTTTGCTGCGGGGATTTTGGCCGGTATCACGGGGTTTTTAGATTTTGCCAGAATTAAAAGAGTGCGCGATCGCAGTGCTGGCTGGTTGCACATGGGCGGGAATGTGGCGGCTCTGGTACTTTCTCTGATTAACCTGTTGTTGCGACAAGGAAATCCAGCGGAGCCGATCGTCTTTACAGGTTTAGCTTTGTCGATCGTAGTTGCCACCTTGCTGGGCGTTACAGGGTGGTTCGGCGGCGAACTAAGTTTTCGCCACAAAGTGGGCGTAATCGGCCCTAGCAGTCAAAATATCTAG
- a CDS encoding PAS domain S-box protein: MQLANLLANLRSPLEFVDRHPAIVAPSTSLDEAIALMSRARNLCPLPGSNTRVKTSINCLLVVEENQLVGVLSPPDVLNLVAASGGQEMKVADAMTRNLIVLKESEFTDIFTAFKLFCQHSIDCLPIVDERGQPVGSVTADTIRPAMYSCVEVLHREVAKLTEAQSEVLDAPPQFACATSGSRQEQLQLTLDLTRTGSWHWHIATGKIVGNDSGFQLMGLRPGIDELNYQVWRDRVHPEDIGRVELALARALETRKDYESEFRLIYPDGKLCWILERGRGIYSETGEALEMAGISIDITDRKHLEIALQTSQAQLSDILNSATPSICSFRVFGDRDWDYEYFSRGHEQIFGYTPEELIADKHLWLSRVLPEDVENIIYNQYDNIFAERAVSLEYRFCRSDGTWRWISDAINSRRDSAADCWIVTSVATDITDRKNAETALRQSEARYRAIVEDQTELICRYLPDGKITFVNQAYCRYFGVEASDLLGNSFMPLIPEADWEIIQDKYASLSPSHPVATCEHRVILPSGEIRWHQWSDRALFDDNGAIVEYQAAGRDVTDRKQAEIALWQLNAELERRVQQRTEFYELAVSAGKVGVWDWNLETHEIYVDPSLKALLGFQDAEISNRIEDWWCLVHPDDRVAVEATINAYLEGATEIFEVEHRMQRKDGSTCWMLGRGTAVRSPDGTAYRLMGTDTDITDRKLTAEKLQNSEAELLALFNAMTDIVLVFDASGRYLKIAPTPPQLLYKRAASALGKTLAEMLPFAEANFALAHIRQTLASGETHRVEYSMNIEGKLIWFDGSISPLGVDRVMWVARDITASKQAEAALQKSEAKFRNLFDDAPIAIGLASARDYRMIEVNEAHRLMLGYSDVEWAAMSFTDVTHPEDLQADLEQVKQLVEGNIPRFQMEKRLIKKNGELMWANLTVTLIRDRDGLPLYSMAAIEDISYRKGAEIELQQLKERLHFLLASNPAVIFTAAPGDNFCTTYISDNVQAIVGYNPQEVLADSNFWSSRIHSQERGQFLVNFSALSEAENCICEYRFLHGDGIYRWLRTELKLLVDSKGIPIEIIGYAADISNSKHAEIALRQQFEQERLVEAIARRVRQSLQLEEILNTTVAELQQVLLADRVLVYQILPESGGLVFAEAVAPGCSQLVDRSFGEEVFPPQCYQFYLQGRICAISELDDPSITPCMLEFMQQIEVRAKLVVPIIQHGEVWGLLIAHQCDGPREWQEWEINLFQQLVNQLAIAIQQSLLYQQLQAELSDRFQAEANLKNSLKEKEILLKEIHHRVKNNLCVVASLLELQSNTVADAQLAKMFEQSQNRLYSMALIHEKLYRSTNLAKINFGEYLEDLVTNLFDSYNISDNRILLQVIAEPISLNLETATPCGLIANELVSNTLKHAFPDGAIGTVSVECYQGGDREIHLLVKDNGIGFPENLDFRKTNSMGFQVVCTLTEQLEGTLELSRQTGTAFHLIFNELIYFKRF, encoded by the coding sequence ATGCAACTTGCTAACTTGTTGGCAAATTTACGATCGCCCTTAGAATTTGTCGATCGCCATCCTGCGATCGTTGCACCGTCAACTTCTCTCGATGAGGCGATCGCCCTGATGTCTCGGGCGAGAAACCTTTGCCCGCTTCCGGGCTCAAACACCAGGGTAAAAACATCGATTAATTGCCTTTTAGTTGTCGAGGAAAACCAGCTAGTCGGTGTGCTCAGCCCGCCAGATGTGCTGAACTTAGTTGCCGCATCTGGCGGGCAAGAAATGAAAGTTGCCGACGCTATGACGCGGAATTTAATAGTATTAAAAGAATCAGAATTTACCGATATTTTTACCGCATTTAAGCTATTTTGTCAACACTCGATCGACTGTTTGCCAATTGTGGACGAACGAGGTCAACCCGTAGGTTCAGTCACCGCAGACACGATCCGCCCAGCCATGTATAGCTGCGTGGAGGTGCTGCACCGAGAAGTTGCAAAACTCACGGAAGCACAATCGGAAGTGTTAGACGCCCCGCCACAGTTCGCCTGTGCCACCAGCGGCAGCAGACAGGAACAACTGCAACTTACCCTAGATTTGACCCGTACCGGCAGTTGGCATTGGCACATCGCCACGGGCAAAATCGTGGGAAACGACAGCGGTTTCCAACTGATGGGTTTAAGGCCTGGAATTGACGAGTTAAATTATCAGGTTTGGCGCGATCGCGTGCATCCAGAGGATATCGGCCGAGTCGAGTTAGCCCTTGCCCGCGCCCTAGAGACCCGCAAGGACTACGAAAGCGAATTTCGCCTGATTTATCCCGACGGCAAGCTGTGCTGGATTTTGGAAAGGGGTAGAGGCATTTACAGCGAGACGGGTGAGGCTTTGGAGATGGCGGGAATCTCGATCGACATTACCGATCGCAAACACCTAGAAATCGCCCTCCAAACTTCGCAAGCCCAACTTTCAGACATTCTCAACAGCGCCACTCCCTCAATTTGCAGCTTTCGAGTATTTGGCGATCGAGATTGGGACTACGAGTATTTCTCCCGCGGCCACGAGCAAATCTTTGGCTACACTCCAGAGGAACTGATCGCAGACAAACACCTGTGGCTGTCGCGGGTGCTGCCAGAAGACGTGGAAAACATCATCTATAACCAATATGACAACATCTTTGCCGAACGGGCAGTTTCATTAGAGTATCGGTTTTGCCGATCGGACGGAACTTGGCGCTGGATTTCCGATGCGATCAATTCCCGGCGCGACAGTGCGGCAGACTGCTGGATTGTTACCAGCGTCGCCACAGACATCACCGATCGCAAAAATGCCGAAACAGCCCTGCGCCAGAGCGAAGCCCGCTACCGGGCGATTGTGGAAGACCAAACCGAACTGATTTGCCGCTACCTCCCCGACGGCAAAATCACATTTGTCAATCAAGCTTACTGCCGCTATTTTGGCGTGGAGGCGTCCGACTTGCTCGGCAACAGCTTTATGCCGCTCATCCCAGAAGCAGACTGGGAAATTATTCAAGACAAATATGCTTCTCTGTCTCCCTCTCATCCTGTTGCTACTTGCGAACACCGAGTAATTTTGCCGAGCGGGGAAATTCGCTGGCACCAGTGGAGCGATCGGGCGCTCTTCGACGACAACGGAGCGATCGTGGAGTATCAAGCTGCGGGCCGGGATGTCACCGATCGCAAACAAGCAGAAATCGCTTTGTGGCAACTCAATGCAGAATTAGAACGGAGAGTCCAGCAGCGGACTGAATTCTACGAACTGGCAGTATCGGCGGGCAAAGTGGGGGTTTGGGACTGGAATTTGGAAACCCACGAAATCTACGTCGATCCGTCTTTGAAAGCTTTGTTGGGCTTTCAAGACGCAGAGATTTCCAACCGCATCGAAGATTGGTGGTGTCTCGTTCATCCCGACGATCGAGTTGCAGTCGAGGCAACAATAAATGCTTATCTAGAGGGCGCGACAGAAATTTTTGAAGTCGAACACCGGATGCAGCGCAAAGACGGCAGCACTTGCTGGATGCTTGGCCGCGGGACTGCTGTTCGATCGCCCGACGGCACAGCCTACCGGCTCATGGGGACTGACACCGACATTACCGATCGCAAATTGACCGCAGAAAAACTGCAAAACTCCGAAGCCGAACTGCTGGCGCTGTTTAATGCGATGACGGATATCGTGCTGGTTTTCGATGCCAGCGGCCGCTATCTCAAAATTGCCCCCACGCCTCCCCAACTGCTGTACAAACGGGCGGCTTCAGCGCTGGGCAAAACCCTCGCCGAAATGTTGCCATTCGCGGAAGCTAATTTTGCCCTGGCACACATTCGCCAAACCTTGGCATCTGGGGAAACCCACAGAGTTGAATACAGCATGAACATTGAGGGCAAGTTAATCTGGTTTGATGGCAGTATTTCGCCGCTGGGAGTCGATCGAGTGATGTGGGTCGCCCGAGACATTACTGCGAGCAAACAGGCAGAAGCTGCACTGCAAAAGAGTGAGGCAAAGTTCCGCAATTTGTTTGACGATGCTCCTATCGCGATCGGTTTGGCAAGCGCGCGCGACTACCGGATGATCGAGGTGAATGAAGCTCACCGCCTAATGTTGGGCTACAGCGATGTGGAGTGGGCGGCAATGAGTTTCACTGATGTCACCCACCCAGAAGATTTACAAGCAGATTTAGAGCAAGTCAAGCAGTTGGTAGAGGGCAATATTCCTCGCTTCCAAATGGAAAAACGCTTGATTAAGAAGAATGGCGAGCTGATGTGGGCCAACTTGACGGTGACGCTGATTCGCGATCGCGACGGCCTTCCTCTCTACAGCATGGCGGCGATCGAAGATATCAGTTACCGCAAGGGGGCAGAAATAGAATTGCAGCAGTTAAAAGAACGCCTGCATTTTTTACTGGCTTCTAATCCGGCAGTAATTTTTACTGCTGCACCGGGCGACAATTTTTGTACTACTTATATCAGCGACAACGTTCAGGCAATCGTGGGCTACAATCCCCAAGAGGTCTTGGCAGATTCTAACTTTTGGTCGAGCCGGATTCACTCCCAAGAGCGAGGGCAATTTCTGGTAAATTTTTCGGCTTTGTCCGAGGCCGAAAACTGCATTTGCGAGTACCGCTTTCTGCACGGAGACGGAATTTACCGCTGGCTGCGGACGGAACTAAAACTATTAGTTGACAGCAAGGGCATTCCGATCGAAATTATTGGTTACGCGGCGGACATCAGCAATTCTAAACACGCAGAAATAGCTTTGCGCCAGCAGTTCGAGCAAGAACGGCTAGTGGAGGCGATCGCCCGTCGCGTCCGCCAGTCTTTGCAATTAGAGGAAATTCTCAATACTACGGTTGCCGAACTCCAGCAAGTCTTGTTAGCCGATCGAGTTTTGGTTTATCAAATTTTACCCGAAAGTGGCGGTTTAGTCTTTGCGGAAGCTGTGGCACCCGGATGCAGCCAACTCGTGGATCGATCTTTTGGCGAAGAAGTTTTTCCTCCCCAATGTTATCAGTTTTATTTGCAAGGGCGAATTTGTGCAATTTCCGAACTAGATGACCCCTCGATTACACCTTGTATGTTGGAGTTTATGCAACAAATTGAAGTGAGGGCGAAGTTAGTAGTGCCGATTATTCAGCACGGCGAAGTTTGGGGATTGCTGATTGCACACCAGTGCGATGGGCCCCGGGAGTGGCAAGAATGGGAAATCAATTTATTTCAGCAGTTGGTTAATCAATTGGCGATCGCCATTCAGCAATCTCTACTCTACCAGCAACTGCAAGCTGAGCTGAGCGATCGCTTCCAAGCCGAAGCAAATTTGAAAAACTCCCTCAAAGAAAAAGAAATTTTGCTCAAAGAGATTCACCACCGCGTCAAAAACAACCTTTGCGTAGTTGCCAGTTTATTAGAATTGCAATCTAACACAGTTGCCGACGCGCAATTAGCCAAGATGTTTGAACAAAGTCAGAACCGCCTTTATTCTATGGCTCTGATTCATGAGAAACTCTACCGCTCGACCAACCTAGCCAAAATTAATTTTGGCGAATATCTCGAAGATTTGGTAACAAACTTGTTTGACTCCTACAATATAAGTGACAACCGGATTCTGTTGCAGGTAATAGCTGAACCGATTTCCCTAAATCTTGAGACCGCTACTCCCTGTGGCTTAATTGCTAATGAACTGGTTTCAAATACCCTGAAACACGCTTTTCCTGACGGTGCGATCGGTACAGTTAGTGTAGAATGCTACCAAGGGGGCGATCGAGAAATCCACCTCTTGGTAAAAGACAACGGCATTGGCTTTCCTGAAAACTTAGATTTTCGGAAAACTAACTCGATGGGTTTTCAAGTTGTCTGTACTTTAACCGAGCAGTTAGAAGGAACCCTGGAACTGTCAAGACAAACAGGCACAGCATTTCACTTGATATTTAACGAGTTAATCTACTTTAAAAGGTTTTAA